From Nocardia sp. XZ_19_385, the proteins below share one genomic window:
- the kstR gene encoding cholesterol catabolism transcriptional regulator KstR, translated as MASPSRSQAADTNSARPATVSTLSEDELSSAAQRERRKRILDATLALASKGGYDAVQMRAVAERADVAVGTLYRYFPSKVHLLVSALSREFEQIEGKRRQLAGETPRERMHLLLTSITRMMQRDPLLTEAMTRAFMFADASAAAEVDRVGKVMDRVFARAMNDGEPTERQLAIARVISDVWLSNLVAWLTRRASATDVTDRLELTVDLLLGDQAAK; from the coding sequence ATGGCCAGTCCATCCCGATCGCAGGCCGCCGACACGAACTCAGCGCGGCCGGCGACGGTGAGCACACTCAGCGAGGACGAACTGAGTTCGGCGGCACAGCGCGAACGGCGCAAGCGGATCTTGGACGCGACGCTGGCACTGGCCTCCAAGGGCGGATACGACGCGGTGCAGATGCGTGCCGTCGCCGAACGCGCGGATGTCGCGGTAGGCACGCTGTACCGGTACTTCCCCTCCAAGGTGCACCTGCTGGTCTCGGCGCTCTCGCGCGAGTTCGAGCAGATCGAAGGCAAACGCCGCCAGCTGGCCGGCGAGACGCCGCGCGAGCGCATGCACCTGCTGCTCACCTCGATCACCCGGATGATGCAGCGCGATCCACTGCTCACCGAGGCCATGACCCGAGCCTTCATGTTCGCCGACGCGTCGGCGGCCGCCGAGGTCGATCGGGTCGGCAAGGTGATGGATCGGGTGTTCGCGCGCGCCATGAACGACGGCGAGCCGACCGAGCGCCAGCTAGCCATCGCGCGCGTCATCAGCGACGTGTGGCTGTCTAATCTGGTGGCCTGGCTCACCCGCCGGGCTTCTGCGACCGATGTCACAGACCGGCTCGAACTGACCGTCGATCTGCTGCTGGGCGACCAAGCTGCGAAATAG
- a CDS encoding acyl-CoA dehydrogenase family protein — protein sequence MRGWAGTVRPIATMRDQGTDFWRAYWPALADLGIFRVAVAEDAGGAGASVTDLAVLVEQAAHDLVGGPVLATALANLITAGGLDEDMPCGVALDSPSVQVASGSALLNGSWNSVLGAAAGTSVILGVQTPDGPRWCLMPPDTEGLRVEPLPSLDSSTPLARVHCTDVAVPADRVFVSPHDVEDLVVVLATAELAGLAGWCLETAVEYAKVREQFGRKIGSFQALKHICAWMLCRTELIRAVAADAAAAVDDGAELPIAAAIAAAISLDAAVETAKDCIQVLGGIGFTWEHDAHFYLRRATALRALLGGSARWRARVTELTRAGQRRTTGADQVFAAVDDAPVADFAAEVAAIAALPVAEQGPAIVAAGLAMPHWPAPYGRSANPMTGLVISEELRKHGLQAPDLAVAGWAIPTLLQHGTPDQVERFAWPTLREEVVWCQLFSEPGAGSDLAALRTTAKRVEGGWVLNGQKVWTSLGDKANWGICLARTDADAPKHRGISYFLVDMHGKGVDVRPMKQITGEARFSEVFLDDVFVPDDCLVGALNNGWKIARSTLSAERIAMGGNGLGPALEELVAKLPASGPGAELNNDKLGGFVAEAIAGLLLEQRALVKTLAGGDAGPQSSVRKLVGVRHRQAVAEFAVEAAGITSAQDTDVVKEFLLTRCLSIAGGTEQILLTVAGERILGLPRDAGS from the coding sequence ATGCGTGGATGGGCCGGAACGGTGCGTCCAATTGCAACAATGCGAGACCAGGGTACGGACTTCTGGCGCGCCTACTGGCCCGCGCTGGCCGACCTCGGGATCTTCCGGGTCGCGGTCGCCGAGGACGCGGGTGGTGCCGGTGCGTCGGTCACCGATCTCGCCGTGCTGGTGGAACAGGCGGCCCACGACCTGGTCGGCGGACCCGTACTGGCAACGGCTTTGGCGAACCTGATCACCGCGGGCGGCCTCGACGAAGACATGCCGTGCGGTGTCGCGCTCGACTCGCCGAGTGTACAAGTCGCATCCGGGTCCGCGTTGCTGAATGGTTCCTGGAATTCGGTACTCGGCGCTGCCGCAGGTACTTCGGTGATCCTGGGCGTCCAGACTCCCGACGGGCCCCGATGGTGCTTGATGCCGCCGGATACCGAGGGTCTGCGGGTGGAGCCGCTGCCCTCGCTCGACTCGAGCACGCCACTGGCCCGGGTGCACTGCACCGACGTCGCGGTGCCGGCCGACCGAGTCTTCGTCTCCCCGCACGACGTCGAGGATCTCGTCGTCGTGCTGGCCACCGCCGAGCTCGCCGGCCTGGCCGGCTGGTGCCTGGAGACCGCCGTCGAATACGCCAAGGTGCGTGAGCAATTCGGCCGCAAAATCGGTTCTTTCCAAGCGCTCAAACATATTTGCGCATGGATGCTGTGCCGCACCGAGTTGATCCGCGCGGTCGCCGCCGACGCCGCCGCCGCGGTGGACGACGGCGCGGAGTTGCCGATCGCCGCCGCCATCGCGGCAGCTATCTCGCTGGATGCCGCGGTGGAGACCGCCAAGGACTGCATTCAGGTGCTCGGCGGAATCGGATTCACCTGGGAACACGACGCGCACTTCTATCTGCGCCGGGCGACCGCACTGCGTGCGCTGCTCGGCGGTTCCGCGCGCTGGCGGGCGCGGGTGACCGAACTGACCCGCGCCGGACAGCGCCGGACCACCGGTGCCGACCAGGTTTTCGCGGCGGTGGATGACGCGCCTGTCGCGGACTTCGCCGCCGAGGTGGCCGCGATCGCCGCCCTGCCGGTGGCAGAGCAGGGTCCCGCGATCGTGGCGGCCGGTTTGGCCATGCCGCACTGGCCCGCGCCATACGGCCGCAGCGCCAATCCCATGACGGGACTGGTGATTTCGGAGGAGCTGCGCAAGCACGGCTTGCAGGCGCCGGACCTGGCCGTCGCCGGCTGGGCCATTCCGACGCTGTTGCAGCACGGCACCCCCGATCAGGTGGAGCGCTTCGCCTGGCCGACGCTGCGCGAGGAAGTCGTTTGGTGCCAGCTCTTTTCGGAGCCGGGCGCCGGTTCGGACCTGGCCGCGTTGCGCACGACTGCCAAGCGGGTCGAGGGCGGCTGGGTGCTGAACGGGCAGAAGGTGTGGACTTCCCTTGGAGACAAGGCGAATTGGGGCATCTGCCTGGCCCGCACCGATGCCGACGCACCCAAGCACCGTGGCATCAGCTACTTCCTCGTCGACATGCACGGCAAGGGTGTCGATGTGCGGCCGATGAAGCAGATCACCGGTGAGGCGCGCTTCAGCGAGGTGTTCCTCGATGACGTGTTCGTCCCCGACGACTGTCTGGTCGGCGCGCTGAACAACGGCTGGAAGATCGCGCGTTCCACGCTGTCGGCGGAGCGGATCGCCATGGGCGGCAACGGCCTCGGGCCGGCGCTCGAGGAGCTCGTCGCGAAACTGCCCGCGTCCGGTCCGGGTGCGGAGCTGAACAACGACAAGCTGGGCGGCTTCGTCGCCGAAGCCATCGCCGGGTTGTTGCTGGAGCAGCGCGCTCTGGTCAAGACGCTGGCCGGTGGCGACGCGGGCCCGCAGAGCAGCGTGCGCAAGCTGGTCGGCGTGCGGCACCGGCAGGCGGTGGCCGAATTCGCCGTGGAGGCGGCCGGTATCACCAGTGCCCAGGACACCGATGTAGTCAAGGAATTCCTGCTCACACGCTGTCTATCGATTGCCGGCGGGACCGAGCAGATTCTGCTGACCGTCGCCGGTGAGCGGATTCTCGGCCTGCCGCGCGACGCGGGCAGCTAG
- a CDS encoding acyl-CoA dehydrogenase family protein produces the protein MDFTRDEGPDAVAEVVVSLLERESARDYALWPSLVDSGLLAVALPERFGGDDMGLPEISVMLTELATDAVAVPALPSLGFALLPLIAALPDKVADRVFPEVAKGAVLTVALSEPGAPFVVKPETTAVIEGDTARITGHKVAVPYAEEARWLLIPTNSGLALVDSDAQGLTRISSPVSGGMPECSVHLDEVVIPVEQLLPGGLADLHRIAVASIGSVADGLLRGALVLTAEHLRTRHQFNRPLAEFQAVAQQIADLYVVSRTLHVAAVSANWALAQQDPSPLHQERIDDDLEVLAYTVASELPAAMQKCHHLHGGIGVDVTHSMHRYYSQAKDIARWLGGASFRLDRLGARCSST, from the coding sequence ATGGATTTCACCAGGGACGAAGGCCCCGACGCGGTAGCCGAAGTCGTCGTGAGTTTGCTGGAGCGGGAATCGGCGCGTGACTACGCGCTGTGGCCGAGTCTGGTCGACAGCGGGCTGCTAGCGGTCGCGCTGCCGGAACGCTTCGGCGGCGACGATATGGGGCTGCCGGAAATCTCGGTCATGCTCACCGAACTCGCCACCGACGCGGTCGCGGTGCCGGCGCTGCCCTCGCTCGGGTTCGCGCTGCTGCCGTTGATCGCGGCGCTGCCCGACAAGGTCGCCGACCGGGTGTTCCCCGAGGTGGCCAAGGGCGCGGTGCTGACCGTGGCGCTGAGCGAACCCGGCGCGCCGTTCGTGGTCAAGCCGGAGACGACCGCGGTCATCGAGGGCGATACCGCGCGGATCACCGGGCACAAGGTCGCGGTGCCGTATGCCGAGGAAGCGCGCTGGCTGCTGATTCCGACCAATTCCGGTCTGGCGCTGGTCGATTCCGACGCCCAGGGCCTGACCCGGATCTCCTCGCCGGTGTCCGGCGGCATGCCGGAGTGCTCGGTGCATCTGGACGAGGTGGTCATCCCGGTCGAGCAGCTGCTGCCCGGCGGGCTGGCCGACCTGCACCGGATCGCGGTCGCCTCGATCGGTTCGGTCGCGGACGGCCTGCTAAGGGGCGCGCTGGTGCTCACCGCCGAGCACCTGCGCACCCGGCACCAGTTCAACCGGCCGCTGGCCGAATTCCAGGCCGTGGCCCAGCAGATCGCCGACCTCTACGTGGTCTCGCGCACCCTGCATGTGGCGGCGGTGTCCGCGAATTGGGCGCTGGCGCAGCAGGATCCGAGCCCGCTGCATCAGGAACGGATCGACGACGATCTGGAAGTGCTGGCCTACACCGTGGCCTCGGAACTTCCCGCGGCCATGCAGAAGTGCCATCACCTGCACGGCGGTATCGGCGTCGACGTGACGCATTCGATGCACCGCTACTACTCACAGGCCAAGGACATCGCCCGCTGGCTCGGCGGCGCGTCGTTCCGACTCGACCGATTGGGGGCCAGATGTTCATCGACCTGA
- a CDS encoding acyl-CoA dehydrogenase family protein, which translates to MFIDLTTEQRRLRNELRSYFTGLVSPEEEAAMRINRHGDAYREVVRRMGADGWLGVGWPKEYGGQGFGAVEQQIFYNEAVRADVPLPLVTLLTVGPTLQTFGTDEQKQKFLPGILSGDIHFAIGYSEPDAGTDLASLRTSALRDANGDWIINGQKTFTTGAHEADYIWLACRTGTVESRHRGITILIVDTKDPGYSWTPIITCDGAHHTNATYFDNVRVPANMLVGEENRGWKLITTQLNHERVGLGPSGKIEQLYDRVRDWAQPRGLLGKPDVQRALGRIHAMTRLNELLNWQVAAKADSAEEDPMGVIADASATKVYSTEAVQEAGRLAEEVVGSYGDPADPETAELFTWLDRRTKQNLVITFGGGVNEIMRELVATAGLKLPKVPR; encoded by the coding sequence ATGTTCATCGACCTGACCACCGAGCAGCGCCGTCTGCGCAACGAATTGCGTTCCTATTTCACCGGTCTCGTGTCTCCCGAGGAGGAGGCCGCGATGCGGATCAACCGGCACGGCGACGCCTACCGCGAGGTGGTGCGCCGGATGGGCGCCGACGGCTGGCTCGGTGTGGGCTGGCCGAAGGAGTACGGCGGCCAGGGTTTCGGCGCGGTCGAGCAGCAGATCTTCTACAACGAGGCGGTCCGCGCGGATGTGCCGCTGCCGCTGGTGACCCTGCTGACCGTGGGCCCGACGCTGCAGACCTTCGGTACCGACGAGCAGAAGCAGAAGTTCCTGCCCGGAATCCTGTCCGGTGACATCCATTTCGCGATCGGCTATTCCGAACCGGACGCCGGTACCGACCTGGCCTCGTTGCGCACCTCCGCGTTGCGCGACGCGAACGGTGACTGGATCATCAATGGGCAGAAGACCTTCACCACCGGCGCGCACGAGGCCGACTACATCTGGCTGGCCTGCCGTACCGGCACGGTGGAGTCGCGGCACCGCGGCATCACGATCCTGATCGTGGACACCAAGGATCCGGGCTACTCCTGGACGCCGATCATCACCTGCGACGGCGCCCACCACACCAACGCCACCTACTTCGACAACGTTCGCGTGCCCGCGAACATGCTTGTCGGAGAGGAGAACCGGGGTTGGAAGCTGATCACCACCCAGCTCAATCACGAGCGGGTGGGGCTCGGGCCGTCGGGCAAGATCGAACAGCTCTACGACCGGGTGCGGGACTGGGCGCAGCCGCGCGGACTGCTCGGCAAGCCCGATGTGCAGCGCGCGCTCGGCCGCATCCACGCCATGACCCGGCTCAACGAACTGCTCAACTGGCAGGTCGCGGCGAAAGCCGACAGCGCCGAAGAGGATCCGATGGGCGTGATCGCCGACGCGTCGGCGACCAAGGTCTACTCCACCGAAGCGGTGCAGGAGGCCGGCCGGCTGGCCGAGGAGGTAGTAGGCAGCTATGGCGATCCGGCCGATCCGGAGACCGCGGAGCTGTTCACCTGGCTGGACCGGCGCACCAAGCAGAACCTGGTGATCACCTTCGGCGGCGGCGTCAACGAGATCATGCGTGAACTCGTCGCCACCGCCGGGTTGAAGTTGCCGAAGGTACCCCGCTAA
- a CDS encoding bifunctional MaoC family dehydratase N-terminal/OB-fold nucleic acid binding domain-containing protein, translating to MPESIAPEAIKAAGEKIIAAGECAPRLARDPVNQPMINNWVEALGDTNPIYVDEAAARAAGFPGIVAPPAMAQVWTMLGLSGVRPDDDPMVATNQMLDDAGFTSVVGTNCEQVYHRYLQPGEQVHATSKLDEIFGPKRTGLGEGWFVTYRTKWYVGDELVTEMLFRILKFAPGTGKRAPKPDGPGGDDLAKRVRPTVSKDTEFFWAGTQLGELRIQRRPDGTLQHPPVPAIWQDKSQETDYVVASGRGTVFSFVVHHAPKVPGRQLPYVVALVELEEGVRMLGELRGIDPAEVAIGQAVEAGFDKLDDDNTVPYWKAVR from the coding sequence GTGCCGGAAAGTATTGCACCGGAGGCGATCAAGGCCGCCGGTGAGAAGATCATCGCGGCGGGCGAGTGCGCGCCGCGGCTCGCCCGCGACCCGGTGAACCAGCCGATGATCAACAACTGGGTCGAGGCGCTCGGCGACACGAACCCGATCTACGTCGACGAGGCGGCGGCCCGCGCGGCCGGTTTTCCGGGCATCGTGGCGCCGCCCGCCATGGCGCAGGTGTGGACCATGCTGGGGCTCAGCGGGGTCCGGCCGGACGACGATCCGATGGTGGCGACCAACCAGATGCTCGACGACGCCGGGTTCACCTCGGTGGTCGGGACCAACTGCGAGCAGGTCTACCACCGCTACCTGCAGCCGGGCGAGCAGGTGCACGCCACCAGCAAGCTGGACGAGATCTTCGGGCCCAAGCGCACGGGGTTGGGCGAAGGCTGGTTCGTCACCTACCGCACCAAGTGGTACGTCGGGGACGAGCTGGTCACCGAAATGCTGTTCCGGATCCTGAAATTCGCGCCCGGCACCGGCAAGCGGGCGCCGAAGCCCGATGGTCCAGGGGGTGACGATCTCGCCAAGCGGGTGCGGCCCACGGTGTCCAAGGACACCGAATTCTTCTGGGCGGGAACCCAGCTCGGTGAGCTGCGGATCCAGCGGCGGCCGGATGGCACGCTCCAGCATCCGCCGGTTCCCGCGATCTGGCAGGACAAGTCGCAGGAGACCGACTATGTCGTGGCCTCGGGCCGCGGCACCGTCTTCAGCTTCGTCGTGCACCACGCGCCCAAGGTTCCCGGCCGTCAGCTGCCCTATGTGGTGGCACTGGTCGAACTCGAGGAGGGTGTGCGCATGCTCGGTGAGCTGCGCGGTATCGACCCGGCCGAGGTCGCGATCGGCCAGGCGGTCGAGGCCGGTTTCGACAAGCTCGACGACGACAACACTGTGCCCTATTGGAAGGCCGTCCGATGA
- a CDS encoding MaoC family dehydratase, whose amino-acid sequence MTATTEVQVGTVLPELVIHADPTFVISTALATRDFQDVHHDRDKAVERGSKDIFVNILTDTGLVQRFVTDWAGPRAVVKSIALRLGVPLYANDRLTLSGTVTAIEDGDITIEVIGKDSLGDHITAKAVIRMQEANS is encoded by the coding sequence ATGACCGCGACAACCGAAGTGCAGGTCGGAACTGTCTTGCCCGAGTTGGTGATTCACGCCGACCCGACCTTCGTGATCAGCACGGCCCTGGCCACCCGCGACTTCCAGGACGTGCACCACGACCGCGACAAGGCGGTCGAGCGCGGCTCGAAGGACATCTTCGTCAATATCCTCACCGACACCGGTCTGGTCCAGCGGTTCGTCACCGATTGGGCGGGTCCGCGCGCCGTCGTGAAATCCATCGCCCTGCGCCTGGGTGTGCCGCTGTACGCCAACGACCGGTTGACCCTGTCCGGCACCGTCACCGCCATCGAGGACGGTGACATCACCATCGAGGTGATCGGCAAGGACAGCCTCGGCGACCACATCACGGCGAAAGCCGTCATCCGCATGCAGGAGGCGAACTCGTGA
- a CDS encoding lipid-transfer protein, translating into MTGLSRKAAIVGIGATDFSKDSGRSELRLAAEAVTAALADAGLTPADVDGLTTFTMDTNTQAAVARAAGIPSLKFFSNIPFGGGAAAATVQQAAMAVATGVADVVVAYRAFNERSGNRFGQFATHLATSNPTSSGVDNAFSYTHGLGTPAAQVAMVARRYMHVSGATSADFGLVAVADRNHAAVNPAAHFYGKPITLEEHQSSRWIAEPLHLLDCCQETDGGVAIVVTSAERAKDLPQKPALIAGAAQGSGADQYVMTSYYRDAMTGLPEMGLVGDQLWAQSGLRPGDMQAAILYDHFTPFVLMQLEELGFCGRGEAKDFIADGAIELGGKLPLNTHGGQLGEAYIHGMNGIAEGVRQIRGASVNQVDGLERIVVTAGTGVPTSGLVLTAN; encoded by the coding sequence GTGACGGGTCTGAGCCGCAAGGCCGCCATCGTCGGTATCGGCGCCACCGATTTCTCCAAGGACTCCGGCCGCAGCGAACTGCGCCTGGCCGCCGAAGCCGTCACCGCGGCACTGGCCGATGCGGGTCTGACGCCCGCCGACGTGGACGGCCTCACCACCTTCACCATGGACACCAACACCCAGGCTGCCGTAGCGCGGGCCGCGGGTATCCCGAGCCTGAAGTTCTTCTCCAACATCCCCTTCGGCGGCGGCGCGGCGGCAGCCACCGTCCAGCAGGCCGCGATGGCGGTGGCCACCGGTGTCGCGGATGTCGTTGTGGCCTACCGCGCGTTCAACGAGCGCTCCGGAAACCGCTTCGGCCAGTTCGCCACGCATCTCGCCACCAGTAACCCCACCTCTTCCGGGGTGGACAACGCCTTCTCCTACACGCACGGACTCGGCACCCCCGCCGCCCAGGTCGCGATGGTGGCGCGCCGCTACATGCACGTATCCGGTGCCACCAGTGCGGATTTCGGACTCGTCGCTGTCGCCGACCGTAATCACGCCGCCGTGAATCCGGCCGCGCACTTCTACGGAAAGCCGATCACCCTGGAGGAGCACCAGTCCTCCCGGTGGATCGCCGAGCCGCTGCACCTGCTCGACTGCTGCCAGGAGACCGACGGCGGCGTCGCCATCGTCGTCACCAGCGCCGAACGCGCCAAGGATCTTCCGCAGAAACCGGCGCTGATCGCCGGCGCGGCACAGGGTTCCGGCGCGGACCAATACGTCATGACCTCCTACTACCGCGACGCCATGACCGGTCTGCCGGAAATGGGTCTGGTCGGCGATCAGCTCTGGGCCCAAAGTGGTTTGCGCCCAGGCGATATGCAGGCCGCCATTCTCTACGACCACTTCACCCCGTTCGTCCTCATGCAGCTGGAGGAACTCGGGTTCTGCGGCCGTGGCGAAGCCAAGGACTTCATCGCCGACGGCGCCATCGAGCTCGGCGGCAAGCTGCCGCTGAACACCCACGGCGGACAGCTCGGTGAGGCCTACATCCACGGGATGAACGGCATCGCCGAAGGCGTTCGCCAGATCCGCGGGGCGTCGGTCAATCAGGTCGACGGGCTGGAGCGCATCGTGGTCACCGCCGGCACCGGCGTTCCGACCTCAGGGTTGGTGCTCACCGCGAATTAG
- a CDS encoding agmatine deiminase family protein has protein sequence MSRGSFSPTLAPPLPEPTGVGRRFGAEWEPHTRTFMSWPARDDVWDGYLDDVRWNIAELARAIAYHEAVVMLARPEQADAAQRACGTGVQVIPLPVDDLWARDTIPVFVRETGGVVGVDLNFNGWGAKQPHGDDALVGRELLSRCRIPRTRAPFVAEGGALETDGEGTLLVTASSMVNENRNPGKSREVLAAELCDTLGVEQVIWLDGVRGEDVTDAHVDCLVRFVAPGVVLLDTAFPGAPADSWSRSSDQARQLLAEATDARGRRFEVIDLPQPDPAVITGDGAEFVASYANFYIANGAVFVPRFGDRKADERARAILKEHFTDRDIVPVSVDEIAAGGGGIHCATHDQPA, from the coding sequence ATGTCCCGCGGTTCGTTCTCGCCTACCCTAGCTCCCCCGCTCCCCGAGCCGACCGGCGTGGGCCGCCGCTTCGGCGCCGAATGGGAGCCGCACACCCGCACTTTCATGTCCTGGCCCGCCCGCGACGACGTGTGGGACGGCTACCTCGACGACGTGCGCTGGAATATCGCGGAACTCGCGCGCGCCATCGCCTATCACGAAGCGGTGGTCATGCTGGCCCGCCCCGAGCAGGCGGACGCGGCGCAGCGCGCCTGCGGCACCGGGGTCCAGGTCATCCCGCTCCCGGTCGACGATCTCTGGGCCCGCGACACCATCCCGGTGTTCGTGCGCGAAACCGGCGGCGTGGTCGGGGTGGATCTGAACTTCAACGGCTGGGGCGCCAAGCAGCCGCACGGCGACGACGCACTGGTCGGCCGGGAACTGTTGTCCCGCTGCCGGATTCCGCGGACGCGCGCGCCGTTCGTAGCCGAGGGCGGTGCGCTGGAGACCGACGGCGAGGGCACGCTGCTGGTCACCGCGAGTTCGATGGTCAACGAGAACCGCAACCCCGGCAAGAGCCGGGAGGTGCTGGCGGCCGAGCTGTGCGACACCCTCGGCGTCGAGCAGGTCATCTGGCTCGACGGCGTGCGCGGCGAGGATGTCACCGACGCCCACGTCGACTGCCTGGTGCGCTTCGTCGCACCCGGAGTTGTGCTGCTGGACACCGCTTTTCCCGGCGCTCCGGCGGACTCGTGGTCCCGCTCCTCGGATCAGGCCCGGCAGCTGCTCGCCGAGGCCACCGACGCGCGCGGCCGCCGCTTCGAGGTCATCGATCTGCCGCAACCCGACCCGGCCGTAATCACCGGCGACGGTGCTGAATTCGTCGCCAGCTATGCGAATTTCTACATCGCCAACGGCGCGGTCTTCGTCCCGCGCTTCGGCGACCGCAAGGCCGACGAACGTGCCCGCGCCATTCTGAAAGAGCATTTCACCGACCGCGACATCGTGCCTGTTTCCGTCGATGAGATCGCCGCCGGTGGCGGCGGTATCCACTGCGCCACCCACGATCAACCGGCCTGA
- a CDS encoding NUDIX domain-containing protein encodes MTSRHLVDVHVLLIRDGQLLLSKRRGEDEFDGLWHLPAGKLEVGESATAAAAREALEEIGVVIDPVDLRHIHTAHVVGPGHEARLGLFFEVRRWTGEPANREPDKSYGLQWFPLARLPEPEIIGYPLAGIRARSTGATYSERGWH; translated from the coding sequence ATGACCAGCCGTCACCTCGTCGATGTGCACGTTCTGCTGATCCGCGACGGGCAACTGCTGCTGAGCAAACGCCGCGGCGAAGACGAGTTCGACGGTCTATGGCACCTACCCGCGGGCAAGCTGGAAGTCGGTGAGTCGGCCACCGCCGCCGCCGCGCGGGAGGCACTCGAGGAGATCGGCGTGGTCATCGATCCGGTGGATCTGCGTCACATCCACACCGCCCACGTGGTCGGCCCCGGACACGAGGCCCGCCTCGGCCTGTTCTTCGAGGTCCGCCGCTGGACCGGTGAACCGGCCAACCGCGAACCGGACAAATCCTATGGACTGCAATGGTTCCCACTCGCCCGCCTCCCGGAACCCGAGATCATCGGCTACCCGCTGGCGGGTATCCGAGCCCGCAGCACCGGCGCGACCTACAGCGAGCGCGGCTGGCACTGA
- the zapE gene encoding cell division protein ZapE: MSIELDADQQRALTRLSELVDRHGRPVGRGRGLYLHGRPGRGKTMVMDLFYGSVASDRKRRFHFHDFFAQLHAATHEFGSIDKGIDRLLGKARLVCFDEFHVHDIGDAMLIARLLDALFARRIVLVVTSNYPPQGLLPNPLFHDRFEPAIARIVERLAVVPVDGEVDYRTRAPQDRTEGFGSGRYVVEAAGGAGAIDVRIGAHSIRARSVDGAAISFDFAALCGTATSAADYVELARRYQHWTLYEVPPLREVPADWAMRFVNLVDVLYDADLALNVFARVALADLVAGVAAVPDLVRTHSRLGELSQNRAVPVGQSP; encoded by the coding sequence GTGAGCATCGAGTTGGACGCCGATCAGCAGCGGGCGCTGACACGGTTGTCCGAGCTGGTCGATAGGCACGGCCGCCCGGTCGGACGAGGGCGTGGGCTCTATCTGCACGGCCGTCCGGGCCGGGGCAAGACAATGGTGATGGATCTTTTCTACGGCTCGGTCGCCTCGGATCGGAAGCGCCGCTTTCACTTCCACGACTTCTTCGCGCAACTGCATGCAGCGACACATGAATTCGGTTCGATCGACAAAGGGATCGATCGTCTGCTCGGCAAAGCGCGGCTGGTGTGCTTCGACGAATTCCACGTGCACGATATCGGCGACGCCATGCTGATCGCGCGGCTGCTCGACGCGCTGTTCGCCCGGCGCATCGTGCTGGTGGTCACCTCGAACTATCCGCCCCAGGGACTGTTGCCGAACCCGCTGTTTCACGACCGGTTCGAACCGGCCATCGCACGCATCGTCGAGCGCCTGGCGGTGGTGCCGGTGGACGGCGAGGTCGATTACCGCACTCGCGCACCGCAGGACCGGACCGAAGGCTTCGGGTCCGGGCGGTATGTCGTCGAAGCGGCCGGGGGAGCGGGCGCGATCGACGTCCGGATCGGCGCGCACAGCATTCGCGCTCGATCGGTCGACGGTGCGGCGATCAGTTTCGATTTCGCGGCGCTGTGTGGCACCGCGACCTCGGCCGCCGACTATGTCGAACTGGCTCGGCGGTACCAGCACTGGACGTTGTACGAGGTTCCGCCGCTGCGTGAGGTGCCCGCGGACTGGGCGATGCGTTTCGTCAACCTGGTCGACGTGCTGTACGACGCGGACCTGGCGTTGAACGTGTTTGCCCGGGTGGCGTTGGCGGACCTGGTCGCGGGGGTGGCCGCGGTGCCGGATCTGGTGCGAACGCACAGTCGTCTTGGTGAGCTCTCACAAAATCGGGCTGTCCCAGTCGGGCAATCGCCGTGA